The nucleotide sequence CAGGGATGCCCGGCAGCCACCGGCCAGTTGGTCTCGTTAAAGAGAACCTTGGGACAGTTGTTGTACGTCTGCGGGCCCTTGCAGCCCACTTCGTAGAGGCACCAGCCCTTGCGCGCTTCTTCGGAATTGAAGGAAGGCGCAAACTCGCCGGCGTCGAAGTGCTTGCGGCGTTCGCAAAGGTCGTGGACGCTCTGGCCGAAGAACATGAGCGGGCGGCCCAGTTCGTCGAGTTCGATCTTCTGGCCCTGCAAAAAGGCCACAAGTGCGCCGACCATGTTGAGGGGGTTGGGGGGACAGCCGGGGATGTTGATGCCCTTTACGCCCAGGCTGGCGAAGCATTCGTTGACGCCCTTGGCGCCGGTGGGGTTGGGCTTGGCAGCCTGAACGCCGCCGTAGCAGGCACAGGTGCCGATGTTTACCACGGCCTTGGCCTTGGGCAGAATTTCCTTGCAGATGTCATACATGGTGTGCCCGGCGATGTAGCCGTACTTGTTGTCCATGCCCGTAGGAATGGCGCCTTCGACCATGCAGACAAAGCCATTGGGATTTTCCACGGCGGCATGCAGGGCTTGTTCGGCGGCTTCACCGGCGGCGGCCATGATGGTTTCGTGGTAGTCAAGGGAGATGGTGTCAAGAATGACGGCATCAATGAAGGGTTTGTAGGTACGCAGCAGCGCTTCGGAGCAGCCCGTGCATTCAGCAGCGTGCAGATACACCACTGAAGGACGGCGTCCGGTCAGCGCAGCGGCTACCTCGGAGGCGAATGAAGGGCCGAAGCCCATGGTCACCGCCACCGCCGTGCAGAATTTCATGAAATCACGGCGGCTTATGCCCTGGCGCTCTAAACGCTCTTCTCCGCCTTTTTTGCCCAGACCCACGGCAATACGCATAATAGCCTCCTGGCAAAAGTGAGTGAAAGGCTTTGGGACCCTGCCACAGGGCCCGTGTGCGGCGCAACAAAATCGCGCCAACTCCGCGTCAAGACAGCGGCGCAACGAGGTACGAGGCCGCGCTATCAGCGGCGCTGTCAGCAAACGAAAATCAGCAACGCTGGCGGTGCGTTGCTGCGTAATTTTTAACGGCAATCCCCAAGAGTGCCACACGCCGCAAGGCGACCACCTGCTTCATCGAAGCCTATACTTCTCGCTGCAAACGGTCAATAGGAAGGAACTTTTTTTGTTTTCTCTTCATCGGCCGCACAGGGGGCCGACCCCCCCACGTGTCTGGTGGTTGCCTAGGCTTGTCGCATGGGCTACGGTGCGAGAATCGCGTGGCATTATTGCAAAAAAACGCGGCAATTTCCAACACCAGCACAGCAGAGGACGGCATGAAAACGGAATCTCTTTGTCTGCACGCCGGGTACGAACCGGGCAACGGCGAACCCCGCGTTCTGCCTATAGTGCAGAGCACCACCTTCAAATACTCCACCACCGCCGAAGTGGCGAAACTTTTTGATCTTGCCGAAGCAGGCTTTTTTTATTCCCGCCTGGGCAACCCCACGGTAGACGCCGTGGAGCAAAAGATTGCGGCCCTCGAGGGCGGCGTGGGCGCGCTGTGCACCTCGTCGGGCCAGGCAGCGAGCATGCTGTCGCTGCTCAACGTTGCCCAGAGCGGCGACCACGTGGTCAGCGCCGCCAGCATCTACGGCGGCACGTTCAATCTTTTTGCCGTTACCCTCAAAAAGCTGGGTATTGAAGTAACCTTTGTGGATCAAAACGCCTCAGAGGCTGAGCTTGAAAAGGCATTTCGCCCCAATACCCGCGCCGTGTTTGGCGAAACGCTCTCCAACCCCTCCATGGATGTGCTGGACATCGAGCGCTTTGCCAACCTTGCCCACAGGCACAGGCTGCCCTTCATTATAGACAATACCTTTGCCACGCCCGTGCTCTGCCGCCCCTTTGAGTATGGGGCCGACATTGTTGTGCACTCCACCACCAAATACATGGATGGTCATGCCCTGCAGGTTGGCGGCGTTGTCGTGGACAGCGGCAACTTTGACTGGACTTCGGGCAAGTTTCCCGAATTTACCGAGCCCGATCCTTCCTACCATGGCCTGGTCTACGCCGAGGCCTTTGGCAAGGCGGCCTATATCGTCAAGGCCCGCGTACAGCTCATGCGCGACATGGGTTGCTGCCAGAGCCCCCAGGGCGCGTTTTACATCAACCAGGGCCTTGAAACCCTGCCCCTGCGCATGGAGCGCCACTGCCGCAATGCCGAGGCCGTAGCCGCCTACCTTGAAAAGCACCCTGCAGTGGAATTCGTCAACTATCCGCGCCTTCCCGGCCACCCGCAAAAAGCCCTGGCCGACAAATATCTGCCCAAGGGATGCAGCGGCGTCATCTCTCTCTCCCTCAAGGGCGGGCGCGAAGCTGGCGCGAACTTTATCGACAACCTCAAGATGATTTCGCTCCAGGTGCACGTGGCCGACATCCGCACCTGCGTGCTTCACCCTGCCAGTTCCACCCACCGTCAGCTGACCGACGAGCAGCTGCACGAGGCGGGCATCACCCCCGGCATGGTGCGCCTCTCTGTTGGCGTTGAACATGTTGATGATATTATAGCCGATCTCGACCAAGCTCTTACGCGCTAAGGTCTTTTTGGCCGCTGACGGCGTCAGGCGGATCTTTTACTCGGTCATGCACGTCTGTGTGCACTCCCTGTGCAAAAGATCCGCCTTTCTTGTCAGCGGCCAAAAATCCTCTTAGCGCGAAACGCCCAGCGTCATAGCGCGGGGCGTGGTGGAACGGCTGTTGGACGGCGTCAGGCGGATTTTTTGCCCGGTCATGCACGTCTGTGTGCACTCCCGCGCAAAAGATCCGCCTTTCTTGTCAGCGGCCAAAAATCCTCTTGGCGCGAAACGCCCAGCGTCATAGAGCGGGGCGTGGTGGAACGGCTGTTGGACGGCGTCAGGCGGATTTTTTGCCCGGTCATGCACGTCTGTGTGCACTCCCGCGCAAAAGATCCGCCTTTCTTGTCAGCGGCCAAAAATCCTCTTGGCGCGAAACGCCCAGCGTCATAGAGCGGGGCGTGGTGGAACGGCTGTTGGACGGCGTCAGGCGGATTTTTTGCTCGGTCATGCACGTCTGTGCGCACTCCCTGCGCAAAAGATCCGCCTTTCTTGTCAGCGGCCAAAAATCCTCTTGGCCCCTCCCCCCGTCGCGCCAGCTTTTTCGCCGCGCGGCTCCTTTGCCGCGTGCATTCAGGCCGTGACAAGCCCGTCCCAGAAACAGGGATTTTGGTTTGTCGGTCACCTCTGCCTGCTCCAGTACGGCAAATGCAAAAAGGTTGTGAAAACCGGCCAGTAACTGGCCTGTCTCCACAACCTTTTTATTGGGCACATTTTCTGCGGTAATTGCTAGCGTCTATAGCCCATGCTTCTGCGAATTTTTTTGGGATTGCCGTCGCCGTCAAATCCCGCTTCGATCAGGCGCTCTGCCATGGCGTCGCGCGCGTTGCGGCTCGTGCCGCCCATGACAACGGCAATCAGGCGCGTGCCGCCGCGCTGGGCAGTAACAATCAGATTATATCCAGAAGCCACAGTCCAGCCGGTTTTGAGGCCGTTGACGCCCCGTACCGAGCCCAGCAGGGCGTTGGTGTTGGCCATCTGCCTGTTGCGGTGCGTGAACACGCGGGTGTTGTGAAACGTCTGCGCGCCGGGGTGCGCGTGCAGGTAGGCCCGCGTGAGGTTTGCCATGTCGCGGGGGGTTGTGCGCTGCCCTGCGGCGGGCAGGCCAGTGGGGTTTTTGAATTCGGTGCGGTTCAGCCCCAGGCTGTTGGCTTTTTGGTTCATGGCGCGCACAAACTGTCTTTCGTTACCGCCCACACGCAACGCAAGCGCTGTGATTGCGTCATTGCCCGAGGCCACGGCCGCGCCGGTAAGCAGTTGCCGCACCGCCACACGCTCGCCGTTGCGCAGGTGCATGGACGACCCGCCAACAGTCGAAGCCGCAGGCGTGATGCGAATTTTTTCATCAAGGCTCACACGCTTGCCGCTTACCGCGTCCATGGTCAGAAACATGGACATGACCTTGGTCAGTGAAGCCGGGGGGATGGACATGTCGGCGTTTTTTTCAAAAAGCACCTTGCCTGTGTCCATGTTGATCAATATGGCGGCCCTTGCGCCTCTGGCAGCCTCAGCCTCTGGCGTTGCCGCAAGCAGCGCTGCAAAAGCGGCGCATAAAAAAACACCGACAACCGCCAGACGCCTGAGGGCGTCTGCGGCCATGAATGAAAGAGGCTTGCCGAGAGCGTGCCTGCCTGCGCCGGGGTGTATTATGTCTAGCTTATCCATTGTGCCTGTAGGTACGGTTGCCTTCTTCCACAGCTTGAATGGCAAAGGCCAGCAGTACGGGGCCAGCGATAAGGCCCACCGGTCCAAAGCTGGCCATGCCGCAAAGAATGGCGATTATCAGAACAAAAAAAGGAGCCTTGATGCCCTGCTGCAAAAAGAGCGGGCGCAGTACGTTGTCAACGCCCGCCACAACAATCACGCCCCACAGGGCAAGGCCGATGGCCGCCATGCTGTTGCCCGTAAACCAGAGCGAGAGGCAGAGCGGCAGCCATACAATGGCTGTGCCGATCGCGGGGATGGGAGCCACAAGCGTGGCCAGCAAACCCCAAAATGCCGGCTGTCTCACGCCCGCAACCGCAAAGGCTATGCCGCACAACACGCCCTGAGCCGCCGCCACCAGCACTATGCCCAGCAAAATGCCGCGCAGGGCCCGGTGAATGGCCGACGTAAACCGCACGAGCATGGACTGCGAAATGTGGAAGATCCGCCCGGAAATTTTGCGGATATGTCGCGCGTAGGTTGTAAAGATAACGGTAAGCGTAAAAAACAAAAAACTCGTCCACAGCACGGTCATCGTGCCGCCCAAAAAGTCCATGCTCCTGCTCAGCAGCAGGCTCATGGCGTCGCCAAAGAAGGCGTCCAGCTTTTGCAGAAAGTCGCTGACCATCTTTTCTATGCGGGGGTACTCGGCCAGGCTCATCCGCCACTGCTGGATGTTCGCCACCCAGTCGGGAGGCAGCTGAAAGTTGTTGGCCTGCAATTCGCGCAGGCGCTCAAAGCCTGCGGCGGCCTGCGGCGTAACCAGGAGGGCCAGCATGGCAATGGGAACAAGAATGGCGCAAAGAAGCGTGGTAATATAGGCGTAGAGAGGCAGGCTGCTTGAAAGGGCAAGACGAAATTTGCGCCAGCGCGCGCCGCCGGTGGCTCTTTCAATCCGTTTGCGCCATGTCCGGCCTTTCATCTGCAGGCCCCGGTAGAGCGGCAGCGAGAGGCACGACAGGCAGGCGGCCATAAAGATGGTCACGGGGTTGCGCCACAGCAGCAGATACAAGGCGAGCGCGGCCAGAATATAGAGCAGACGCGGCAGCGGTAGTGTCATGGCAGACCTTGGGTTGTGTCGGCGCGGGCATTCTGCTGACGCCGGAACATGTAAACGCGCAAGAGTAGCAAAAGCTGGCAGGTTCTGCCAAGAGGCGCAAGGGCACAAATACGCCCGGCAGAAAAATTGCAACCCGTACCTGCGGCTGATTGCGCCAGCGTCGGGGATGCCCCTGCGGCATTGGGATCAAGCATTTGGTCGGCGCGCCCCGTACCCTGCAATTGTGCAGAGCAGCCGGAGCGCGCCGCGTGGTGCACTGCGGAATGGTTTGCGCGTTGCCGCGCTACGGGAAAATATGGAGATAGACCGCATCCGCGAAACCCAAAAGGCGCGGAACCGGCAGCGGCGGGCAGAAGCCCCGGCCTTAGTTCAGTACTTTGCTGCCCTTGAAACTGATATTGATCACTTCATAGGTGACGCGGCCGCGCGGAATGTCCACCGTAACCTCGTCGCCCACCTCTCGGCTAAGCAGGGCCTGACCCACAGGCGAAAGAAACGAGATGGAACCCTTGGCGGGGTCCGCCTCATCAGGGCCAAGAATGGTAAAGGAGCGGGCTTCGCCGCTGTCAACGTCTTCCACTTCGACAGTGGAGCCAAAGATGACCTTGTCGCCGCTCAGGGCGTCGAGATCAACCACCTGGTAGAGCGCCATGCGCGATTCAATGTACTTGATGCGGGCTTCTGCCATGCCCTGGCGCTCGCGCGCGGCATCGTACCCGGCGTTTTCACGCAGGTCGCCTTCTTCACGGGCTTCTTTGATGGCCTGGATGATGACGGGCCGTTCGCTCTTGAGGCGGGCCAGTTCGTCTTCCAGCTTTTTGTAGCCTTGCACGGAAATGGGGATGCTTGTCATGGTTGCCATAATCTGACCTCACAAACGAAAAAAAAGCGCCGCTGCCCAGGCAGCGGAGCAAGCAAAGGGGGGGTATTTTTCCGAAAAAAACGGCTGTACGAGCCGCTGTGAACTGAATGCGGATCTTCGTGATAAATCCGCTATACTTCGTAACAACAATTTCACCCTAACCACTGCGCTCAAAACGGTCAAGCCCCGAAATACGCGGGCTGGAGAAGACTTGCGCCCTGGCTGCGCCTGTGCAGTTAATTGTCATGAGCTTGAGGCTTGCGCGGTGGTGGACCTACGTATATGTTGGAGTTGCGACCTGCACCGAGACCGCCTGTGAAGTACCGTAAGGGCAGGCTGGGCCGTGCGGCTGGAGCGTGCGGCTGGAGCTTCATAAAACTCACCTGCATGAACAACGGCAGACTATGAAAAAATATTTGCGTTATCTTGGAACCGTGCTGATCACGGCAGTGTTTCTTTTGGCCGTATATCTTTTGTACCACAAGCTCAAAAGTTACAGCATTGCCCAAATCCGCGAGAGCATAAACCAGATTTCGCACGGGCGCATTCTTTTCTCCATGCTGCTCATGGTGATCAATTACATTATCCTTGTGGGCTACGACTGGCTGGCGCTCAAGGCCATTCACAAAGATCTGCCTTTGCCCCGAGTGGGGCTTGTTTCGTTTGTGGGTCAGGCGGTCAGTTACAATTTTGGCGCCCTGCTGGGCGGAACCAGCGTGCGCTACCGGTTTTATTCGGCCTGGGGTTTTTCGCTGGTAGAAATAGTGCGCCTCGTGCTGATGCTGGCCGTTACCTTTTGGGTCGGCGCGCTGGGGTTGTGCGGGCTTATCTTTATTGTCAGCCCTCCGGCTATTCCTGACGACCTGCTGGCCAGGATGCCCGTGACCGACGTGCGCATTCTGGGCGTGGTGCTGCTGCTTATCGCCTGCTCGTACCTTATCCTGTGCTGTACGGTACGCAAGCCCGTGCACATTTTTGGCAGGGAATTTGTCTTTCCCGCGCCGCACATTGCCTTTGCCCAGGCCCTGGTAGCCGGGGTGGACATTATTGCCGCTGCGGGCTGCATGTACGTGCTGCTGCCGTGTAACATGGGTATTACCTTTCTTGATTTTCTGCCCAGTTACCTCATGGCTCAGGTGGCCGTGGTGCTTACGCACATACCCGGCGGGGTGGGCGTTTTTGAGCTTGTCATCCTGCACCTGACCCACACGACCCAGGCGCAGGCCGTTTTTGCGGCGGTGCTGCTGTTTCGCATTATTTACTTTATCATTCCTCTGCTGGCAGCCGCTGTGCTGCTGGCCGTCTACGAGGTGCGCCAGCGCAGCGACATGCTGCGCGAAACGGGGCGCTGGCTGTCGGTGCTTTCGCACTCCATTTCCGCCTACATGGTTTTTGCCGCCGGGGTCATACTGCTCGTATGCGCCATGCTGCCGCCAGGCAAGCACATGCTGCACGCACTGCGCAGCATGATTCCCTACGAGGCGCTGGCCGTGGGGCATTTTCTTACGGCTATCTCTGGCGCGACGCTGCTGTTTGTCTCCTACGGGCTGGAGCGTCGTCAGTCGCGTGCTTTTGTGCTGGCCGTGGCCTGCCTCGTGCTGGGCGTTGCGGGGGCGCTGCTCAACGGTTTTTCGTGGATCACCGCCTCCATGGTCGGCATTGTGCTGCTGACCGTATGCCTGGCGCGGCGGCGGTTTTATCGCTCGTCATTTTTCTGGGAGGAGCCTATCCCCGCCTACTGGCTGTTTGGCGCGATGGGCGTGCTTGCGCTGGCGGGCTTTCTTGCCTGGGCGCTGTACCATCCATCGTGGAACAGGGCCGCGGCATGGGGATTTGACCGTCCGCACATGGCCGCGCAGACCCTGTTTGACTTTTTGGGTATTGCCGTGGGGCTGGCGCTCTCGTGGATATGGCGCGTAACCCTGCGCCTGAGGGCCCGCAGGCAAAAGGCGGCGCATCACTGACTGACGTCGCCCTCAAATGCCGCGCGAGTTGCCTGCTTGCGGCAGCAGTAGCTTTGCACTGCGGTCTTCCATCTCGCGAGGAAGGTCGCAGTGTTGTTTTGTCTGGGGCAACCGGGGGCGTTCAGGCTGGTAGCGGGAGGGTTATCTGGCGGGGATGGAGGCGAGGCCGTCCCGCCATTTGGCCCGTGCCTCGTGCAAGGCTTCGGGCAGCTTGCCTATGAGTTCGCCTATCTGCGTGCCGGGGTTGGGGGCGCAGTGCTGGGCCAGCAGACGGGCCATGCGGGCGGCCGCCGTGCAGGCCTCGTTCATGCAGGCTCCGGCGCACAAAAAGGCCGTCGCCAGCCCGGTCACCAGATCGCCCGTGCCGCCGATGCACTCCATGGCGGCGACAGCGGGGGCCTCCACCGTAGCTGTGATGCTGCCATCCGTGACGATATAGTCTTTTGTGCCCTTGATAATCATATTTTTAGGGCAGTTGCCGTGCTCAATGGCGCGCTGCAGCAGGGGAGTCACGTCGTCCTCGCACGCAAGCAAAAAGCCCCTGGTGTAGAATGGATGCGGGGCTTTTTCGTCCGCCAGAAAGGCCAGCTCGCCCAGATCGGGGGTAAAAAGGTCGTAGGCGTCGGCGTAGCCGCTCATCTTGGCCACGTACATAAAGCCCGCGTCCGCCACCATGCGGGGCGGCACGGCGATAGCCTGCACGGCCATCAACACCCGGTTGTGCCAATCCAGATCAGGAAAAAGATAATGGAAGGTCAACCCCGCCGGAGCGATGCTGCCGAGGTTCTGTTCCAGCCATGCGTAAATGGCCCGGCTGCCAGCGCCGGAACCGGAGTCGCCTGCCAGCAGCAGACGCGGCGGGGCAACGCCCAGCGCGCCGCAGGCAAGTATGGCTGTGGCTGCCAGAGCCGCCGTGCCGCGCTGCACCGGCACACGCTGGCCGTCGGGCAGGCGCAGCAGACCGTCGGCAACAGTGCTGTCGCCCTCTAGCCCCGCAGGGCACAAGGCAAAATCCTGATCGGGCAGAGTTCCCACTATGCACCACATGCGCGTTGCCTCCGCAGTTCCTCAAAGGCCTTTTGCAGGCTGTAGCAGCAGAGCGTCTGACCCAGGCTCAGCGGTTCCGGGGCTTCGGCAAGGCGCAGGCCGCAGAGTTTGCTTGCTACCCATGGCACATCGGGGCAGCCGCCGCCCGAAATGTTAACGATGCGGTCGTCGGCGGTATCCAGGGTAATTTTCATGTTGGCGGCGCGTACCATGATCCAGCGGTCATCGACGCACCTGGTCTGAAACAGCGAAACCGGCTCCAGCAGCACATCGTTGGCGCTGACCACCTGCGAGGGAACAAGCCCGTCCTGTTCAAGAACTTCCAGCACGCGAACCTGACGCACCAGCTCAAAAACCACCACCATATCACAGCCGGTACGCATCTGCGGCGGCGGCCCTTTTACCTCCACATCCAGCCCGGCGGCACGCAACAGGCGCTCGGCCCTGATCACTTCGCCCGTGTGGTCAAAGACCAGCAGCCCCCTGTCGTTGCAGGCGCGCCGGTGCTTGTCCGGCTGGCTATGGGCGTTGCTCCTGCCGCGAGGGGGCAAAAAAAGCTCGTGCAGTTTTTGCGCAATACCGTGCAGCAGTCCGCTTCGGGGTTGGTCCTGTGTCATTGATTCTCCTGCAAATGCGGCCCACCCGCGCGAAGTGGACGGGGCGGGGCGAAAATAGGGCGTACAGGTTATGAAAACAGGCTGGCTTTGGCCTTTTGACTGCGGTGCGCGGACGCGGTCTGCCGCATCCGCGCGCCTGTCTTCAGACGTGTTGCGCCCCGCTTCAGGATTTGCTGATGTCTATGCGGGTTGCGCCGTCGCTTTCGTCCGTGGCGGTCACGGCAAACCCTCGGTTGCGGGC is from Desulfovibrio desulfuricans and encodes:
- the greA gene encoding transcription elongation factor GreA, yielding MTSIPISVQGYKKLEDELARLKSERPVIIQAIKEAREEGDLRENAGYDAARERQGMAEARIKYIESRMALYQVVDLDALSGDKVIFGSTVEVEDVDSGEARSFTILGPDEADPAKGSISFLSPVGQALLSREVGDEVTVDIPRGRVTYEVINISFKGSKVLN
- a CDS encoding NAD(P)H-hydrate dehydratase, which codes for MWCIVGTLPDQDFALCPAGLEGDSTVADGLLRLPDGQRVPVQRGTAALAATAILACGALGVAPPRLLLAGDSGSGAGSRAIYAWLEQNLGSIAPAGLTFHYLFPDLDWHNRVLMAVQAIAVPPRMVADAGFMYVAKMSGYADAYDLFTPDLGELAFLADEKAPHPFYTRGFLLACEDDVTPLLQRAIEHGNCPKNMIIKGTKDYIVTDGSITATVEAPAVAAMECIGGTGDLVTGLATAFLCAGACMNEACTAAARMARLLAQHCAPNPGTQIGELIGKLPEALHEARAKWRDGLASIPAR
- a CDS encoding DUF3343 domain-containing protein, translating into MTQDQPRSGLLHGIAQKLHELFLPPRGRSNAHSQPDKHRRACNDRGLLVFDHTGEVIRAERLLRAAGLDVEVKGPPPQMRTGCDMVVVFELVRQVRVLEVLEQDGLVPSQVVSANDVLLEPVSLFQTRCVDDRWIMVRAANMKITLDTADDRIVNISGGGCPDVPWVASKLCGLRLAEAPEPLSLGQTLCCYSLQKAFEELRRQRACGA
- a CDS encoding lysylphosphatidylglycerol synthase domain-containing protein, with protein sequence MKKYLRYLGTVLITAVFLLAVYLLYHKLKSYSIAQIRESINQISHGRILFSMLLMVINYIILVGYDWLALKAIHKDLPLPRVGLVSFVGQAVSYNFGALLGGTSVRYRFYSAWGFSLVEIVRLVLMLAVTFWVGALGLCGLIFIVSPPAIPDDLLARMPVTDVRILGVVLLLIACSYLILCCTVRKPVHIFGREFVFPAPHIAFAQALVAGVDIIAAAGCMYVLLPCNMGITFLDFLPSYLMAQVAVVLTHIPGGVGVFELVILHLTHTTQAQAVFAAVLLFRIIYFIIPLLAAAVLLAVYEVRQRSDMLRETGRWLSVLSHSISAYMVFAAGVILLVCAMLPPGKHMLHALRSMIPYEALAVGHFLTAISGATLLFVSYGLERRQSRAFVLAVACLVLGVAGALLNGFSWITASMVGIVLLTVCLARRRFYRSSFFWEEPIPAYWLFGAMGVLALAGFLAWALYHPSWNRAAAWGFDRPHMAAQTLFDFLGIAVGLALSWIWRVTLRLRARRQKAAHH
- a CDS encoding hydrogenase small subunit, with product MRIAVGLGKKGGEERLERQGISRRDFMKFCTAVAVTMGFGPSFASEVAAALTGRRPSVVYLHAAECTGCSEALLRTYKPFIDAVILDTISLDYHETIMAAAGEAAEQALHAAVENPNGFVCMVEGAIPTGMDNKYGYIAGHTMYDICKEILPKAKAVVNIGTCACYGGVQAAKPNPTGAKGVNECFASLGVKGINIPGCPPNPLNMVGALVAFLQGQKIELDELGRPLMFFGQSVHDLCERRKHFDAGEFAPSFNSEEARKGWCLYEVGCKGPQTYNNCPKVLFNETNWPVAAGHPCIGCSEPGFWDEMSPFYQN
- a CDS encoding AI-2E family transporter, which produces MTLPLPRLLYILAALALYLLLWRNPVTIFMAACLSCLSLPLYRGLQMKGRTWRKRIERATGGARWRKFRLALSSSLPLYAYITTLLCAILVPIAMLALLVTPQAAAGFERLRELQANNFQLPPDWVANIQQWRMSLAEYPRIEKMVSDFLQKLDAFFGDAMSLLLSRSMDFLGGTMTVLWTSFLFFTLTVIFTTYARHIRKISGRIFHISQSMLVRFTSAIHRALRGILLGIVLVAAAQGVLCGIAFAVAGVRQPAFWGLLATLVAPIPAIGTAIVWLPLCLSLWFTGNSMAAIGLALWGVIVVAGVDNVLRPLFLQQGIKAPFFVLIIAILCGMASFGPVGLIAGPVLLAFAIQAVEEGNRTYRHNG
- a CDS encoding O-acetylhomoserine aminocarboxypropyltransferase/cysteine synthase family protein; translated protein: MKTESLCLHAGYEPGNGEPRVLPIVQSTTFKYSTTAEVAKLFDLAEAGFFYSRLGNPTVDAVEQKIAALEGGVGALCTSSGQAASMLSLLNVAQSGDHVVSAASIYGGTFNLFAVTLKKLGIEVTFVDQNASEAELEKAFRPNTRAVFGETLSNPSMDVLDIERFANLAHRHRLPFIIDNTFATPVLCRPFEYGADIVVHSTTKYMDGHALQVGGVVVDSGNFDWTSGKFPEFTEPDPSYHGLVYAEAFGKAAYIVKARVQLMRDMGCCQSPQGAFYINQGLETLPLRMERHCRNAEAVAAYLEKHPAVEFVNYPRLPGHPQKALADKYLPKGCSGVISLSLKGGREAGANFIDNLKMISLQVHVADIRTCVLHPASSTHRQLTDEQLHEAGITPGMVRLSVGVEHVDDIIADLDQALTR
- a CDS encoding D-alanyl-D-alanine carboxypeptidase family protein, with the translated sequence MDKLDIIHPGAGRHALGKPLSFMAADALRRLAVVGVFLCAAFAALLAATPEAEAARGARAAILINMDTGKVLFEKNADMSIPPASLTKVMSMFLTMDAVSGKRVSLDEKIRITPAASTVGGSSMHLRNGERVAVRQLLTGAAVASGNDAITALALRVGGNERQFVRAMNQKANSLGLNRTEFKNPTGLPAAGQRTTPRDMANLTRAYLHAHPGAQTFHNTRVFTHRNRQMANTNALLGSVRGVNGLKTGWTVASGYNLIVTAQRGGTRLIAVVMGGTSRNARDAMAERLIEAGFDGDGNPKKIRRSMGYRR